The following DNA comes from Clostridiaceae bacterium.
CATTTATGCTTCTGCTTTCAGTTGTTCTGCAAAACCAATACCCGGCGATATTGAAAAGGCAATGGAAGAGTTTACTGTAGAAGGTGCGCTGAAATCTGAATGGTTTGAGGTAATAAATGACGTAATGAGAAAGCTTAACGAAAAAGCAGGATTTGATATAGCTGTAAGACAGCTTCATTTCAGAGGCATTATAGATATGCTTGCAGCTTTTATGAGTGAGGAAAAGCTGTGTCTTTCTATTTATGATTATCCTGAAAAGGTTGCAGAACTTGCAGATAAATTTACAGAATTATATATTTTGACAGTCCAAAGAAACATTGATATGAGGCAGCAATGGAAAGGTGGATATATTTCAGTCTGGGGTGTGTTTGCTCCGGAACCGGTTCTGGACTACCAGATAGATGCTTCCAGTCTTTTCTCGCTAAATACATACAGGGAGCATTTTCTAAAGTTTGATAAAAAGATCATAGATAGGTTTCCATATAGTGTAATGCATATGCATGCATGTGGCTTGCATATTCTTGATGCGGTACTTGAAATAGAAAATTTAAAAGCAGTGGAAATAACACTCGAAAGAGAAACCGGCGTATTTAAGAAAGAAATGATTCTAGAATCCTGTAAAAAAATACAGGCTGCTTCAAAGAGTGTTATCATAAATGGTGAGTTAAGTGAAGAGGAACTTAATGAGTTTGTTGAGAAACTCAAACCAGAAGGATTGGCAATATTCTACTGGAAACCTATATAATGCAAAAATATTACTGTGCGCAAAACCGTGGGAAGCGGATTTTACGCTGTTGAAAAAGATGTAAGATGAAAAAATACCGGACTGGATGCAAAACCTGGTGGTGTTCATCGAATAATGGCATAATAAAATAAAATTGAAGGGGATGAGTATAGGTATGAAAATTGTAGTGCTGGACGGTTATACGTTAAATCCTGGAGATTTAAGCTGGGAAGATCTAAAAAAATTTGGAGATGTAACAATCTACGAGAGAACTGCATCGAATTTAATAATTGAAAGAGCTGCAGGAGCGGAAATTATATTAACAAATAAGACTCCTCTCTCTGGAGAAACAATTGAGAAACTTACTTCATTAAAATATATTGGTGTGCTTGCCACTGGATATAACATTGTTGATGTTGATGCAGCAACAAAACGTGGCATAATTGTGACTAATATTCCCAGCTATGGTACATACTCTGTTGCCCAGATGGTTTTTGCGCTATTGCTGGAACTTTGCCATCACGTGCAGCGCCACAGCGATTCTGTCCAAAGAGGCGATTGGTCCAAAAGTAAAGATTTTTGCTATTGGAACTACCCTCTGATAGAACTGGCAGGAAAGACTATGGGAATTATTGGATTCGGGAGAATCGGAAGGCAGGTGGCAAAGATCGCAGAAACATTTGGAATGAATATTATAGCTGCAGACATCCATAAAGGAAATCAACCTGATTTAAGAAATTTTTCCTGGGCAGAAATACCGGAGCTGTTGCAGAAGTCTGACGTAGTAAGCCTTCATTGCCCGCTATTTCCTGAAACCCGGGACCTGATCAATAGAAATTCGCTAAATCTCATGAAAGAGACTGCGTTTTTGATTAATACTTCCAGAGGACAGCTTATTGTTGAGGAGGACCTTTCAGAAGCTTTGAATAAAGAAAGGATAGCAGGGGCAGGGCTGGATGTGTTGTCTATTGAGCCTCCGAACAGAGACAATCCACTATTGTCTGCAAAAAACTGCTTGATCACACCCCATATCGCATGGGCAACAAAAGAAGCAAGGACAAGGCTGATGGACACTGCAATCCGGAATATAAAGGCTTTTATGGAAGGAAATCCGGTAAATATTGTGAATAATGCTAAATAGATAATAATTTCTATCAAGTAAAAAATGCCCCTGTTGAAAAGTAAAATTTGCCCCATTAAAAACTCGACGGTTTACTTTATTATAAAAGTATAGCCTATTCTATACAGAGCTTTCAAAATATAACAAAAAAAGGGGGATTTAAATGTCAAAGAAAATTATTAGTGTTCTACTGGTAGTATTTCTAATTGCATCAGTTTTTGCTGGCTGCGCCAGTAACACTACAGGCAAAGACACCAGTGAAGGCTCAAAATCTACAACAAGTGAACAGACCAAAGAAGAAACAAAACAAGAGGAAAAACAAGTTTCACTAAGCTACTGGGGTTATTCAAGATGGAAAGGTATTACAGGAACCGAGCCCGACGGGGAATACGGTGACTGGCAGAGAAGTGTAGCAAAAGCTTTTTCAGAGCAACATCCAAATG
Coding sequences within:
- a CDS encoding D-2-hydroxyacid dehydrogenase, producing the protein MKIVVLDGYTLNPGDLSWEDLKKFGDVTIYERTASNLIIERAAGAEIILTNKTPLSGETIEKLTSLKYIGVLATGYNIVDVDAATKRGIIVTNIPSYGTYSVAQMVFALLLELCHHVQRHSDSVQRGDWSKSKDFCYWNYPLIELAGKTMGIIGFGRIGRQVAKIAETFGMNIIAADIHKGNQPDLRNFSWAEIPELLQKSDVVSLHCPLFPETRDLINRNSLNLMKETAFLINTSRGQLIVEEDLSEALNKERIAGAGLDVLSIEPPNRDNPLLSAKNCLITPHIAWATKEARTRLMDTAIRNIKAFMEGNPVNIVNNAK